The genomic segment AGAAAACAAACACGGCAACAACAATCACAACCATCCGTGTCACTTTCCGCTCTGACTTCCTTCGCTTAGTTGAGGTGGCGTGGACTTTTTTACCCGAGCTGCGGATCTTGAAGACGATGAGCAGGTAGCAGAGGCAGATGATTAGCAGAGGGCAGAAGAATCCAACAGTAGAGGTGTAAATGATGAAGGCAGCCCTCCAGATGTTAGCTGGCTGGGGCCAGGCAATGTTGCAGGTGCCTCCCGCCTTTTGGATGTTTGCAAAGATCACCACTGGCAAAACAACCAGAAAGGATAGAGCCCACACAGTGCCGTTCACCACTTTGGCCACCTGAGGGCGACGCCATTTAGAAGACCGAATGGGGTGCACCACAGCAAGGTAGCGGTCGATACTCATCACAGTTAGGCAGAAGATGCTGGTGAACTGGTTGATGGAATCAACGGTCATGACCAGTCGGCACATGAAGGAACCAAAGGGCCATGACTGGAGGGTGTTCTGAACTGCCAGGAAAGGCAGGCCGAGCATGAAGAGCTCATCAGCAATCGCTAGGTTGAGGATGTAAATGTTGGTCACAGACTCTATCTTAGAATAATGCAGCACAATGTGAATCACCAAAGTATTTCCACCCAGACCGATGATACAAACAATGATATATATGAGTGGGATGAGAACCCCGGCCACGCTCGGACCCGAGGAGGCATCCAGGAAGGTGGAGTTGGTGGAATTGAACAGCGTCTCATTCAGGTCACTGTCGTTGAACATGAGCAGGAACAGAGGGAGACCAGGCAAGGGGCCGGCCAAGCTGCCGTTCTCCCACGCTTCAGCCGACATCGCAACACCAGGAGGCGAGACGTCACCCATGTGCTCCTCCTGTTGCTTTGTCCTTCTGCTGTTTCAGCTCCCAACCATCTGTActaggaaaagacaaaaaaaatccatgatTTCCATGAAAAAATTgcaataaaagacagaaaaaaattgtgtttctaAGGACACAAGAAAGAACTAGTTTACTTATAGTCTTTCAGTACAGCaggtttttaaaataagtttgtttctaaaaataaataaataaatgcgcTCTGATGGTGAGAGATATAATGTTCTGTTCATGGAAGACGCATTAATTTGCAAAtccaaaatgaaaaagactaattgagaaaatgaaagcagatgGGTTAGATGGTGTCAGTTAATGAGCAGCAAAGGGAACAATTAAAACTGGGCTGAGGTTTGATGCTCTCTGGAAGGTTGATTTGGCCTCAGCATCGATGTTTGGTTCTTTTGATGGAAAGGGTGTCCCCACACATGGATAATGCTGATAATTGGCTTTTCATCAGCAACCCAGAAGCACTTTAAACGTGAATTGTGAACTCAAAGGGACTAGAGAGGCTATTGAAAGACTGTAGAGGTTGGTTAAACAGATAGTGAGCAAGTGTTAGGGGAAAATAATAACTCCTTCACCCACCCTCACATAGACAAACAAACAATCTCAATGAGGACTGAAGatacaacagaataaaacactgaacaggTGGACATTGTTCTGTTAATTTTTCACTTGAATCTAAACCAGAATGGATTTACTGAAATCTATttgaataatatatatatatatatttaaaaaataagtacCAGTACTGGATGTTTAAATGAGTCAAAATAAGTCTAATAATTATTAGGAGGTGTAACGTTTCATCCATATCAGTTGAAACCTGATCTTTAAAACtcaaagccattttttttctatttaggtccacctgttttttgttttatgtaaaaatgcatgtagaatCACaacctttttaatcccagtcaacatccgGACATCATAGTTTCAGGACAGTCTCAGTTGCCAGATTAAGAGactaaatgatgtaaaatgaatgtatcaatagatatagcagcataaaggctgaccagaacaagaaaacagaattcatTACTAGTAGAAATagcacacagatcaacagtgaccaagccttttctcatgtgcaagtcattctctcaagtcttggctttcaggagaaaaaatattagctttgaaacaaacacaaaagaaaatatttacatacacCTTTTCCTCCAGTTGCtagttatttatgctactgTTTACCTATTAttctcacaaaaccaactcgaAAATGTTTTGcctttgttaaataaatttaaacattacaaACCAATTCCACACATCAATAGAAAAGACTTGTTTAAATTTAGAgtgtaaaatacattttatttaatctcatgtaacctttatttatacatgtattgttttcttttttagagaGGCCCGTATAAAATATATAACTCAAAACAAATGTTGGGCGCTTTGACTCCatcaaatgaaattaaactaaattgtttcctatttaaattaatcttttgtAAATGTCATCAAATTAGAGTTGTAATTCAGAaacaatataatattttaaatcagtgaataaatatttgatgtttccaattattattattattattattattattattattattattattattattattgttattattattattattattattattattattattttgattcTTTTTCATTCAGGAGCCAGAGATAGATATGAGATGATATCATATGCAGATTAAACACAATCACTTCCATTCATACCACAGGAAGCAcctaaaatatcaaaatgtcattttagtCCTGAACTCAATTGGACAATGGTCTCACTGAGGATCCATCAGCTGAAATggtggatatgaacaagtcctaccaatggctagaaagggttGGATTGAAGAACAGCACAGAAgtgctaatcatggcagcacaggagcaagacTTGAGTCCCAGGGCAATCAAGGCCCAGACCTACCCctccaggcaggaccccaggtgcaggtTGTGCaaagcagggtgcaagatactgccAGGAAAATAATGCATGGAACACCATAACCAAGAAGCTGGCATAGTGTAGTGTTCACCTTGTGAACCGAACATTGTGATCATTgataaacagcaaagaaaagccacagtgatcgatgtagccatccccaatgatggaaatatcaggaaaaatgAACACgggaaactggagaaatattgaggactcaaggaagagcacGAGAAAGCCttgaaggtgaaggcaacagtagtaccagtggtcatcagaGCACTGGGGCCGTgccccccacactggagaagtggctccaacagttacctggagaaacatcagacatctccatccagaagagatATCAGAGGACCTGAGCTTGAAAGATaaacagccacccagcctacccaggggAGATGGGAGGCTGGACGAgggaggatatatatatataaatatatatatatatatatatatatatatatatatatatgatgaaaCTTTTTTCCTATTTAGTCTCAAACAACTATTTTTAGACCttagttttaataaacaagTTATAAACTCTGACGTAGTTACAACCCCCACCTCTTAATATCAGCATTTTAATTttagaacaaaaaaaagtagaaaaatgatgatgatgaatgtagACTGATGCATTGTTACACCCTAATTCACAGCCTGTGTCTAGAAATGTAGAGACACACAATGAGATACACATTCCAGAAATATCTGAGTAAATTAATGGTAAAATAgatatattaataaaacataatataaaGCTAAACAAAGACAACAGTGATGATGAACTTGTGATCATGTTGCCATTGACACTTTGAGTATGCCTCCGTTagtccttcatccaggtcattaAAGGAATTGTTTAAGCTGTTTATAAATCAGCTAATGCATGAAATATGCCATGACATATTTATTGCAGAGATATCTGCATAGAAGGGCAAGACATCCCCTTATTACGAAGCAAAACATCTGCGTTAATTGAAAGATTAACCTTTTTAATGGGTCGTATCTATCTTGAGCAAACACATGTTATTaactatatttattaaatttgcaCATAATTCTTGTTCCTTTAGTTGTATATTCATATTAATCCTGTTGTAGGATGGATAAATAGCATTTTAACTGTGCTTTgcaggaagagaagaagaagaaaaaaataagaaaacaaaattatttccaCTCAGGGCTATTTCTTGGCCAACCTAGATTGTTTTCCAGGCTTCTTGCTGAAAACTGATCCTCAACAGTTAATATGTTACCTCAGCAACTGGCTGCTGGTAGCTTCATATTTAACACACCAATATGAAAGATTTATCAATACTTCTGCTGGAAGAAAACTAATAAATTAACATCCTAAAATACACTTGAGAAGATGCAGAGCGTTACAAAGTTGTGGAGGTGACATTCTTGTAAATGCATATAAAGaattctcatttatttttcctcttcattacCTGCACAGCTGCACCACATGCTACTTAGCCTCATGTCGAATCAGAAGGATTGTGAGCAGCATCACAGTCATCACAGAAGGGTTTTTGTCCTTTTGCTTTTAGAAAATCAATAGTGAGAACAGCACAGATGTGACCTGAGAACAGGAAGGTTTTGTCACATCTGGCGAAACAGCTGAAGAGACGACATAAAAGGCCTTTTAGTCGTTTtatacacaagaaaaaaaaaatcatccgaGAGAAAAAGCCAAACAAGACAAACCGGATGCCTTTTTGAGACCTGAGTAGTTTGTCTAATTTCAGCACATTGTCACATTAATCATTTTTCAATATCTTCTACTTCCACTCATTACCGACGTTTCACATTAAATTTGCTAAACTTGGGCGCCATGGAAACCAGAGGAGAGTCCTTGGAGATAAGCACCATAaatcaaacagaacaaaattaaatttggatttttttttttattattattattacacacCAGTGAAAATGGTTCAAAGAGAAGAACAAAGAATTCTTTTGGCATTTATGGATGAAGAAGGATACGATCCAACAACATAAACAGCTCATCTCAGCTCTGAGCCAAGTGTTTGATTCTGCTGATAAATGGCCGCATATATCAGctgaaaaatctaaaatctcCTCCTTTGCGTTTGTGGATGCCACTTGCTTTCCTGTTAAGATGCTTCTTCAGATCCCCCTCAGAGTTTTAGAGACAGGATGAGCTCCTCTGAGTCTTTGTGGTTTTTTTGAGTTGCCCCTATGCTGCCCTGTTGCCACTACAGGTGTGTGATGTTGCTATGTGAAGCAAGTATTACTGCTCTGCAAAGGTTGTGGATGACAAGTGTGAAAGTAATATCAAAGTAACCAGTCTGAATGCCAGGATGCAGGTTTTTTCCCCCATAAGGAAGTTGTCCCAAAACAAAATGAGCAGTGTTCCTTGGTTTTAATGCTGCAGCTGATTGGTGTATATTGGTTTTACACTGCACTCTGAactgatgtttttctgtaattaaaTCTAAGATATTGACTGGCTGCAATGACTGGAAACACAATAAGTGTTTTTTCCCCACCATTCTTGTCATCCTGCCCCCGCAGGGCTACGTTAATTCCTCCTAAATGTGTTTCTTGAGTCTTATTATCTGTCAGGATGTTTGCCACGTCCCTTCTTGTTTACAGATCATCATTATATACCTCTGAAGATAAACTGTTTTAATACATCTTAACTGGTTTGTTTTTGCCTACACACAGCAGTGtcataatattaatatattctCTCACCAATCTGAGTAAATCCTATTAATATATCTTGCTCCCAGTGTGTTATCCAAAGTAACTTTATATTACACAAGAGCAGTAATCATGTTCTTGTGATTGCTTGGAAGATCGTCTCCAATTAAAGTCTGGTCTCAGTCTGTGTCAGACACGACTGGTGAATACTAGTTTGAtgtgtaaatggaaaaaatttATATGGTTAAAGAAGCATTAGCTCAGGTTGTAAATTGATCCTCcttgtttgttgttaaaatcatttcaaatgactttttatttccttttctaacacagtttttaatccaTGAGCTTTTCATATGTATAAAAGTGTTAATCTGATTAAGGGAAAAAGGTGCTGATAGGGAATAAAACACCTGTAAACAGTTTAGATAGGATGGGGTCCTACAGGAAAATTGATGATTTAGATGTCCCTATTTACCCAAAGTAGATCAGTCAGACagaaataatgtaataatgtaaataaaaaatgtagaaaagagTTCAAATCAGGCTTTTCACAGTTTTCAAAGTTGTGGAATTGAACAATAAAGCTTTATGAGTCagagtccaaagacatgcatgctaggttaattggttattctaacaATCTCCCTGGGACTGAGCATGAGTgggtgtttgtctctctgtcttgGCCCTTTGATGGACTGGCGACTCGTCCAGAGTGCACCTGCCTCTTgcttgctaattgctgggatgggCTACAGTTTCCCCACAACCCTGACTTTTGACACTTCTTGTGTTCCAGTCGTTGCAGCCAGTCAATCTCTTAGATTTAATTAGAGAACAATATCAACTCAGAGTGCTGTAAAACCAATATACACCCATCAAGCGCAGCAATAAAGTAAGTAATACTACTCAATCTTACAACTGTGCTGGAAAAAATTGGGTTAttcttgttttcctcttttatttctgagtaaagctgttttataaaatatttggttGTCTTCCCAGGCAAAGTATTCATCagatttatgtgtattttttcattgtgacaacatacatgtatacatttaaATGACCCTGCTGCTGAAGGTTGTCATGGAATAACTTTAATGCTGAAATGCTTTCTCAGTGTAAAAGAAAATTGCTGCTTTCTTGAGAATTTGAAGTAAAAGGTACTAATATAaccacttttttatttcaaaagagAGTCATGCACTTAGTTTTTGAACATTACAAGCTATTTAAAGATATTACCTTGAGCTCTGTACGTTTGTTAATGGCATATGTTTCTTGAGCTTTAATGGTTTGAAAGTCAATAACTGCAATTAAACGCTTATTGGAAAAACATTTAAGCCTTCAC from the Melanotaenia boesemani isolate fMelBoe1 chromosome 2, fMelBoe1.pri, whole genome shotgun sequence genome contains:
- the LOC121633994 gene encoding somatostatin receptor type 5-like, producing the protein MGDVSPPGVAMSAEAWENGSLAGPLPGLPLFLLMFNDSDLNETLFNSTNSTFLDASSGPSVAGVLIPLIYIIVCIIGLGGNTLVIHIVLHYSKIESVTNIYILNLAIADELFMLGLPFLAVQNTLQSWPFGSFMCRLVMTVDSINQFTSIFCLTVMSIDRYLAVVHPIRSSKWRRPQVAKVVNGTVWALSFLVVLPVVIFANIQKAGGTCNIAWPQPANIWRAAFIIYTSTVGFFCPLLIICLCYLLIVFKIRSSGKKVHATSTKRRKSERKVTRMVVIVVAVFVFCWLPFYALNIINLLVSLPSEYQGLYYFVVVLGYANSCANPIVYGFLSDNFKRGFRKALCRSTRRVENHEPVEHQQQQEEGRRALMPRESLRRAVRVEEDEDEEEVSEMTEIYRITQNGNSLLPQSSQPLFSEKGATSGLTEVLSPDTNVGDGKAKDPVHGSSLTVPLLLNGAKNGSVKTLPEENVEQSTSLEISYL